The sequence CTCTGTTTTTGCGTTTTGTGTGTGGAGTTTGATCGGACACTCTCTGATTCGCAGATTTTTAGGATGCCAAAAACGGCGCCTTATCTCTAAACTAAAGTACCAAAAATTCGCCAAGCGAATTTTGGAACAAGAAATTCCAAAAGAATTTCTTTGTATTGAGTTTTAGCGCCGTTTTTTAGCATAATATTCAGCGCTTAAAATTGGATTTAATGCTAGATTTCTAAGAATAATTATTACTCTAAAGTAGTTAAATTAGAAAGATTTATATATGAAAAATCTCTTAATTGCCTTATGGAACAGGGAAAAACTCTGATTGAACTGCTTGATGAAAGCTTTTATGAGAAAACAAAAGGAAAGAGCATGGAAGATTTGAATGAGATAGATCATTACTTAATCAGGAAAAGCCACGATGAGATAATTGAGCAGTATTCTGAAAATCCCCTGATTTCCAAGTGCGTGAGCATGGAAAAAAGCATATCTGAATCAGTAGATGAGCTTATTGCAGAGGATTTTGGCATAAAATATTTGTTCGGATTAAGAATTCCTAAATTGACAGAGGAAAAGGATGCCAAATACGGAAAAATCTCAGAGCTTATCCCCCTAAAAGAATATTATGGAAAGGCATCTTACCTGATAAATATCTCAAGGGACTTAAGAAGAAGCGTCTTTTACACATTAATGTCCGGCTCATTGTATTACTTTTTGAGTCAAACCCCTTTTCAGGAAATTATTCCTTCCCTTGTTGCAATTCTGCCTTTTATGTATGCTGCTTCCAGAATACAGAATAACAATGAAAGGAGAAGAAAGCTCAGGAAGAACGCAGAATCGCTTGACGCATCAATAAAACTCTGCAAGTTATACCACTGGAAAGATCGGCTTGATGCAATTGAAAATTGAATGTGCTTTTCAGAAGAAAAAGTCATGATTTAAGCGCAAAGTTTTTAATCACTAGGTTTTTATTTCCAATTATGATTGAGAACATACTCTGGATTCTTCTTGCCCACTATTTAGGCGACTATGCTTTTCAGAGCCAGTTCCTTTTTGAGACAAAGAGAAAAAGATTTTATTCACTATTTGTGCATTCAATGATTTATGCGCTCATCGTGTCTTTGTGCTTCTATCTTCTCGGAGTTTTTGTTTTCTGGAAATTCCTTTTTGTTCTCATAACGCATCTGATAATTGACAAATGGAAGTCCGGCATAAAAGATGCTAAAAAGTCAGAAGGAATCTATCTCTATATTGACCAGGCGCTTCACATTGGGCTTGACATTGCTCTGTTTTTCCTATAAGAATAACTACGACAAAGTGGAAAAATTTATAATGTGCAAAGGCATAATTCCCTTATGGAAAGCGAAAAAACTCTCCTTGAAATCCTTAATGAAAACTGCGTTGAGCGGGCTGGAACCACATATATTGATGGGCTTCGCGGCATCGATTACTATGTTGTTCAGGAAAGCAGTAAGGAAATAATCAATTCTCATCTTGAAAATCCTCTCCTGAGGAAATGCATGCTCGGATACGCAAATATTTATCGTACTACTGAAGAAATAATTGAGCGTGACTTTGGGTTTAAGTATCATTTTGGTTTTGGAAATCCTGAATTCAGCGAAAAGGAAGATGACTTGTACGGAAATATTTCAGAGCTTATCCCAATAAG is a genomic window of Candidatus Woesearchaeota archaeon containing:
- a CDS encoding DUF3307 domain-containing protein — encoded protein: MIENILWILLAHYLGDYAFQSQFLFETKRKRFYSLFVHSMIYALIVSLCFYLLGVFVFWKFLFVLITHLIIDKWKSGIKDAKKSEGIYLYIDQALHIGLDIALFFL